CGCCGCCATGGGCGATTGCCTGATCGAGAAGCGAAAGACCGTCACGCGCCGAGCCCTCGGCTGCACGCGCGATCATCGCGAGCGATTCATCGTCAATGCTGACCTTTTCCTTTTCGGCGATGCCGCGGAACAAATCGACCAGGGTCGCAGCCTCGATGCGCCGCAAATCAAAACGCTGACAGCGCGACAGAACCGTAACGGGCACCTTGCGGATTTCGGTCGTCGCAAAGATGAACTTGACGTGGGCGGGCGGCTCCTCAAGCGTCTTCAACAGGCCGTTGAAAGCCTGCGTGGACAGCATGTGGATTTCGTCAATGATGTAGACCTTGTAGCGTGCGCTCACCGGACGGTAGCGCACCTGCTCTATGATCTCGCGGATATCGTCAATGCCGGTATGAGAGGCGGCATCCATCTCGATCACGTCGACGTGGCTGCCCTGCATGATGGCTTCGCAGTGCTCGCCGGTCGTTGACAGATCGATAGACGGCTTGTCGACTGTGTCGGTGCGGTAGTTGAGGGCGCGGGCAAGAATGCGGGCAGTCGTTGTCTTGCCGACACCGCGCACGCCGGTCAGCATATAGGCCTGTGCGATCCTGCCCGTTTCGAACGCATTGGTCAGCGTGCGCACCATCGGCTCCTGGCCGATGAGATCTGAAAAGTCGCTCGGGCGGTATTTGCGGGCCAGGACCCGGTAGCCGGGATCGTCCGATGTCGTGGCGTCGTTCATCAATGCTCCAACCGGTCGTTGACCCCGCAGAGTGTCGCCTCGGTACCGGCAATTCGTCAATAGCCGGGCCGGCAGCGCCCGGTGCAATGCACGAAAATGACGGTGCAGAAGGTGGGAGGCTGGCACGGTGACCCGTGCCGTGGCTCGTTAGGGCTGCTTCCTTCCGGACCTGACCCGGTTGGCGAGTGGCTCGTCCACCACCAACCTCCCGCCGTTCATATCGTCAATCGCGCGAGGAAAAGCAAGTGCCGGCCGGGAAAAAAGCAGGCCCGTCCGCGCCAGACCGCCACGCAATTCTCCTGTTGATACGCGATGCACCCGTTTGAGGCAGATGCATTTGTACTTATGCTCGCGGCCATGGGGCGATAGTCGCCCACGGGGTCTTGGCATGCAGGAACTGTTTCTCAACCTGATGAACGTGATCGTACCGGTGCTGATCTGCGCTGCGATGGGTTACGGCCTTGCCCGTTTCAACGCTCCGTTCGACAGCAAAACCATCCGGACGATCATCATCAATATCGGCTACCCGGCGCTGATCATCTCGCATCTGTCCGCAGGCCACATCGAGTTTGACAGGTTTCTTATGATGGCCGTCGCGGCGGCCTGCTCGGTCGCTGCTTTCGGTGTCATCGGCTTTGTCTTCCTGACATTGACGGGGCTGCCTGTCAGGGCCTTCCTTTCGCCAATGATGCTCTCGAATGTCGGCAATATCGGCCTGCCGATCGCCCTTCTTGCGTTTGGCGCGGAAGGCATGGCCTACGCGATGGGCTTTGTCGTCGTGGTCGTGATCGGCATTTCGACGGTCGGGATGTGGATTCCATCAGGCCGGTTTTCCCTGCGCGATCTGGCAATGTCACCCATCGTATGGAGCGTCGCGATTGCACTGGGCCTGCTTGGCAGCGGCACATCTCTTCCAAAGCCGATCAATGACACCTTCACGATTTTGGGTGGGCTCTCCATTCCGCTGATGCTGCTGACGCTTGGACACACTCTCGCATCACTCAGGGTCGCAACACTGTGGCAGGCGGTTTATCTGAGCCTTTTCCACGTTGTCATGGCTGCGGCGGTGGCTTTCGGCCTGGTCCACCTGTTCGGATTTGCCGGGGTCGAGCGCGGCGTGGTGATCGTTGCCTGCCTGATGCCGGTTGCGGCCTCGAGCTATTTGTTCATCGAGCAACATATGCCGGAGATCGCCCATGAGGTCGCCGGATTCATCATGGTCTCGACGCTTTTGACGATCCTTGTCCTGCCTTTGGCGCTGACACTCTGGGTCAACTGACGACGGCGTCAGCCGGAAAGGCGAGCCAATCCGCCAAAATGCTGCTAGTCTGCTTACGGGACTGAGCGGAAGACAAATATGAGCGGGTTTGTGTTGAATGAGCGGCTGGAGGCGGAAAGCCGGCTGGTGTGCATTCTGGGCCTGTGCCAATTGCGGCTGATGAACGACAGCCGCTGGCCGTGGCTGCTGCTCGTTCCGCGACGGGCCGAGGCCGAGGAAATCTACCATCTGACCCCGCTGGATCAGACATTGCTGACGTTCGAGGCAGGCGAGACGGCACGCGCACTCAAGCGTGTCACCGGCTGCCGGAAGATCAATGTCGGGGCGCTTGGAAACGTGGTCGCGCAACTGCATGTCCACGTCATCGCCCGCAATCCGGGCGATGCGGGCTGGCCGGGGCCGGTTTGGGGGCTTGGAAAAGCTCAACCTTATGATACCAATAGCGCCGACGCGCTCATCCGGGCAGTCGTCAAGGAGTTGTAACCAAAGCAGGATCTGCCAAAAGTGTCCATTTTCGAAGCGCCCGGCCGTACGGTCGAGCCGAGCAGTCATGTGGCCTTCGCCGGAAATCGTCTCGACCGCCGGTCGGAACATCGCCACGACGGATGTCTTGAGGAAGCGCTCGCCTCGCCACTGGTGCGCGCCTATGCGCTGCGGAACGGGCGGGCTTTTCTGCACAATTCCGGAGACCGTTTCCGGGCGCTGCACAGCCTGGAGGAGTTGCAGGCCTTCGACCCGGATATGGAAAACGCCGTCCTGATGGGGTTTGCCGAAGGCGAAGCGCCGCGCATCGCCGCCCATGCCCGGCTGGAGCCGGAAACGCTGCCGGAAACGATCAAGGCCATCGACCATCGGTCTATCTATATTCAAGGTCTCCTGGATGGCGGCCAGCTTGGCGAACTGGCGCAGGCGGCCAGTCTCGTGACCTGGTCGCAAACACACCTTCATTGCGGGCGCTG
This portion of the Hoeflea prorocentri genome encodes:
- a CDS encoding AEC family transporter gives rise to the protein MQELFLNLMNVIVPVLICAAMGYGLARFNAPFDSKTIRTIIINIGYPALIISHLSAGHIEFDRFLMMAVAAACSVAAFGVIGFVFLTLTGLPVRAFLSPMMLSNVGNIGLPIALLAFGAEGMAYAMGFVVVVVIGISTVGMWIPSGRFSLRDLAMSPIVWSVAIALGLLGSGTSLPKPINDTFTILGGLSIPLMLLTLGHTLASLRVATLWQAVYLSLFHVVMAAAVAFGLVHLFGFAGVERGVVIVACLMPVAASSYLFIEQHMPEIAHEVAGFIMVSTLLTILVLPLALTLWVN
- a CDS encoding HIT domain-containing protein, whose translation is MSGFVLNERLEAESRLVCILGLCQLRLMNDSRWPWLLLVPRRAEAEEIYHLTPLDQTLLTFEAGETARALKRVTGCRKINVGALGNVVAQLHVHVIARNPGDAGWPGPVWGLGKAQPYDTNSADALIRAVVKEL